In Maniola hyperantus chromosome 13, iAphHyp1.2, whole genome shotgun sequence, one genomic interval encodes:
- the LOC117987539 gene encoding innexin inx2-like translates to MIDLFTPVYALLKIGNVCTDNNVFRMHYKLTVMILLVFTLLVSTKQFFGEPIHCMSESDKDNDKEAMNSFCWIYGTYTLRNRLVGTEGKNMAYVGVGPDEGIQAEQIRHTYYQWVCFVLLAQAAMFYTPRFLWKIWEGGRLKGLADELAGPLVSKAWSEHKRAELVSYLTFTNLYTHNMYAWRYAFCEMLNLANVVGQIFLLDLFLGGAFRNYGAAVAAFTHIPKVPNNFKDFEAVNPMDQYFPKLTKCWFRNYGPSGTMQLKDRLCVLPLNIVNEKIFVFLWFWLIFLAMLSAMAVLFRILVISMPPLRTLMIMGQLRFVKRKVVSRIVKHFSFGDWFILYLLGKNMNPLIYKDLIIEVSKELEKRPNNVCMV, encoded by the exons ATGATTGATCTGTTTACTCCGGTTTATGCTCTTCTAAAAATTGGAAATGTTTGCACCGATAACAACGTGTTCCGCATGCACTACAAGTTAACAGTGATGATCTTGTTGGTGTTCACATTACTAGTTAGCACGAAGCAGTTTTTCGGTGAGCCCATACATTGTATGAGCGAAAGCGACAAGGACAATGATAAAGAAGCGATGAATAGTTTCTGCTGGATTTACGGAACTTACACCTTGAGGAATAGACttgttg GTACTGAAGGCAAGAATATGGCATATGTCGGTGTGGGCCCTGACGAAGGAATACAAGCTGAGCAAATAAGGCATACTTACTACCAGTGGGTGTGCTTTGTGTTGCTGGCGCAGGCTGCTATGTTTTACACCCCACGTTTCCTCTGGAAGATATGGGAGGGCGGACGCCTGAAGGGATTGGCAGATGagttag CTGGTCCACTGGTCTCTAAGGCCTGGTCGGAGCACAAGCGTGCAGAGCTGGTCTCGTACCTGACTTTCACCAATCTCTACACACACAATATGTACGCCTGGCGTTATGCATTCTGCGAGATGCTTAACCTTGCCAATGTG gtaGGCCAAATATTTCTGCTAGATTTGTTCCTCGGTGGAGCTTTCCGTAACTATGGAGCGGCTGTGGCGGCTTTCACACACATTCCAAAAGTGCCAAACAACTTTAAAGACTTCGAAGCGGTCAACCCTATGGACCAATACTTCCCCAAACTCACTAAATGCTGGTTTAGAAACTATGGTCCTTCAGGCACTATGCAACTTAAAGACAGGCTCTGTGTACTTCCTTTAAAtattgttaatgaaaaaatatttgtttttctaTGGTTTTGGCTTATTTTCCTTGCTATGTTATCTGCTATGGCTGTTTTGTTCCGTATTTTGGTGATATCTATGCCACCATTACGTACTCTAATGATTATGGGCCAACTTAGATTTGTTAAGCGTAAAGTCGTATCTAGGATAGTGAAGCATTTTAGTTTCGGCGATTGGTTCATACTGTACTTGCTGGGaaaaaacatgaatccactTATATATAAAGATTTGATTATAGAGGTCTCTAAAGAATTGGAAAAGAGACCTAATAATGTATGTATGGTATGA
- the l(1)10Bb gene encoding protein BUD31 homolog, translating into MPKVRRSRKPPPDGWELIEPTLEELEQKMREAETEPHEGKRKQESLWPIFKIHHQKSRYIYDLFYRRKAISRELYQYCLNEKIADANLIAKWKKTGYENLCCLRCIQTRDTNFATNCICRVPKSKLEEGRIVECVHCGCRGCSG; encoded by the exons ATGCCGAAGGTTCGTCGTAGTCGGAAACCTCCTCCAGATGGTTGGGAACTGATCGAACCAACGCTTGAAGAGTTGGAGCAGAAAATGCGCGAAG CTGAAACCGAGCCACATGAAGGGAAAAGAAAACAAGAATCTCTTTGGCCGATATTCAagattcaccatcagaaatccCGCTACATATATGACTTGTTCTATAGAAGAAAAGCTATCAGTAGGGAACTGTACCAATACTGTCTCAATGAAAAGATTGCTGATGCCAATCTCATTGCCAAGTGGAAGAAGACAGGATATGAAAACTTGTGCTGCCTGAGATGTATACAGACGAGGGATACTAATTTTGCGACTAACTGTATATGTAGGGTACCTAAGAGCAAGTTGGAAGAAGGTAGGATTGTTGAGTGTGTGCATTGCGGATGTAGAGGATGCTCCGGATAG